The genomic interval GAAGTGCTTCATATACTTTAAGTCTTGCATATTTTTCGGCTTTATTAAGTGAGCTTTGATCTATTTTTGGAATTTCACGTGTTTTTTGCACGTTTTGACTTCGCTCGTAAAGACGGTTTAAAAATTTATACGCTCCTTCAACGGCACTGTCATTCCATTCGAGTTCTTTTTGCGGCGGAGCTGCAAAAAGTATAAAAAGGCGCGCCGTATCCGCGCCGTATTTTTCTATAATCTCATCCGGATCTACGACATTTCCCTTGCTTTTACTCATTTTTGCGCCATCTTTTAAAACCATTCCTTGCGTTAGCAAATTGGCAAACGGCTCACTATCTCGTAAATATCCAAGATCTCTTAAAACTTTTTGAAAAAATCTCGCATACAGAAGATGAAGTATAGCATGCTCGATTCCGCCGATATATTGATCGACATTCATCCAATAATTAGCACTTTTTTCGTCTATGCCTTTTTCTTGCCACATATTTTCATCGCTTGTAAAACGCGCAAAATACCAACTGCTGTCAAAAAAAGTATCAAGAGTATCGGTTTCGCGCTCCGCTTCGGCGCCGCATTTCGGACATGTGCAATGTTTCCACGTAGGATGTTTATCAAGCGGGTTTCCTTTGCCTGTTATTTTTATATCATCAGGTAATGTTACCGGCAAATTTTTTATTTTTTCAGGCACAAGACCGCATTTTGGGCATTTTATCATAGGAATCGGTGCGCCCCAATATCTTTGACGGCTTATTCCCCAATCACGAAGTTTGTAATTTGTAACGCGTTTCCCGATTTTTTCTTTTTCGAATTTTTCTATGATTTTCATTTTGGCGTCTTCATTTTCAAGTCCGGAGAATTCGGCCGAATCCACTAAAATTCCGCTTTCTATATAAGGAAGTTTAACATTTTCACCGTTTTTTGCGCCGATTGATTGAATGATAGGTAGATTAAATTTATGTGCAAACTCGAAATCTCTTTCATCATGTGCAGGAACCGCCATAACAGCGCCTCCACCATATTCTGCTAAAACGAAATTCGCCATCCAGACGGGAATTTTTTTGCCGCTAAGAGGGTGAATTGCAAAAAGATTTAAGAATGCACCGTCTTTATCATTTGCCTGTCTCTCTCTTGGGCTTTGGTTTAAAATTTTCTTAATTTTATCAGCTGTTTCTTTAGAAACCAAATTTTTTTCCAAAACTGCTTTAACTACGGCGTGTTCAGGCGCAAGAGCTGCGTAACTCATACCATAAATTGTATCGGGACGCGTTGTAAAAACTTTAAAACTTTTTACTCCGCCTAATTTTTTACTGCTCTCATCATCAAATTTAAAATCAAATTCCAAACCGAAACTTTTACCGATCCAGTTTTCTTGCATTGTGATAACTTGCGATGGCCAGTGATTTTGCAAATCTTTAAGGCAAGATAAAAGTTCATCCGCGTAAGATGTGATTTTAAGATAATATCCGGGCATCTCTTTTTGCACGACTTCATTGCCGCAACGCCAACATTTTCCATCTTCAACCTGTTCGTTTGCAAGTACGGTCTGATCTTGTTCGCACCAATTTACAACAGCATTTTTTCGGTAAATCAGCCCTTTTTCAAACATTTTTATGAAAAATTCCTGCTCAAATTTTGTATAAATCGGATCAGATGTTGCTAAAATGCGATTTTTAGAAAAGCTAAATCCAAGTCTAAAAAGTTCTTTTGTCATATAATCAATATTGTCATATGTCCATTTTTTAGGGTGAATTTTGTGTTTTATTGCAGCATTTTCGGCAGGCATTCCAAAACTGTCAAAGCCTATCGGTTGAAGTACATTATAGCCTTGCATACGGTAATATCGTGAAATCGCATCGCCTATTGTATAATTTCTGACATGTCCCATATGGATTCTTCCGCTTGGATACGGAAACATTGAAAGAATATATTTTTTTTGCAGATTATAATCTTTTTTCGGTTCAAATATACCCTCTTTATCCCAAATTTCTTGCCATTTTAACTCTAATTTTTTGCTATCATACATTTTATTCCCTTAAAATTCA from Campylobacter hominis ATCC BAA-381 carries:
- the leuS gene encoding leucine--tRNA ligase, yielding MYDSKKLELKWQEIWDKEGIFEPKKDYNLQKKYILSMFPYPSGRIHMGHVRNYTIGDAISRYYRMQGYNVLQPIGFDSFGMPAENAAIKHKIHPKKWTYDNIDYMTKELFRLGFSFSKNRILATSDPIYTKFEQEFFIKMFEKGLIYRKNAVVNWCEQDQTVLANEQVEDGKCWRCGNEVVQKEMPGYYLKITSYADELLSCLKDLQNHWPSQVITMQENWIGKSFGLEFDFKFDDESSKKLGGVKSFKVFTTRPDTIYGMSYAALAPEHAVVKAVLEKNLVSKETADKIKKILNQSPRERQANDKDGAFLNLFAIHPLSGKKIPVWMANFVLAEYGGGAVMAVPAHDERDFEFAHKFNLPIIQSIGAKNGENVKLPYIESGILVDSAEFSGLENEDAKMKIIEKFEKEKIGKRVTNYKLRDWGISRQRYWGAPIPMIKCPKCGLVPEKIKNLPVTLPDDIKITGKGNPLDKHPTWKHCTCPKCGAEAERETDTLDTFFDSSWYFARFTSDENMWQEKGIDEKSANYWMNVDQYIGGIEHAILHLLYARFFQKVLRDLGYLRDSEPFANLLTQGMVLKDGAKMSKSKGNVVDPDEIIEKYGADTARLFILFAAPPQKELEWNDSAVEGAYKFLNRLYERSQNVQKTREIPKIDQSSLNKAEKYARLKVYEALQKSSEVYEKTFAFNTLIAACMEALNALNAQENRQILTEGYFIILNLLDPIVPHIACELSENLFGRANFTPIKILPEVFEKDEIRLAVTVNGKKRAEIEVASDLSQSEILKIAKEQVLKWLENKKIIKEIYIKNKLVNLVVK